The region CGATTGACATAAATGGCTCCGATCGAAGGGACAAAACCGCTGCCCTGCATGGGCTCGAAGCCTTCGGGTACATCAGTGCCCGGCACGGGGGCATGACCGGGATGAAGTGCTGGGGTATGCATGTTCGCTCCTCCTACAGGCTCAACCCATCAAGTTCCGGGCACGGTGCAGACTGTCGCGACACTCGCGAACCATGCGCTCGATCAGCTCGGCGCAGGTCGGTACATCGTCGATCAAGCCAACGCATTGGCCGGCGGTGATGATCCCGTCCTCGTGCTGCCCGGATTCCAGCGCCGCACGCCCACGGGCACCGGCCACCAGGTGGCGGATGTCCTCGAACTGCGCGTTGCCACGCTTCTCGATGCTCACCACCTCCTCGGAAATCGGGTTGCGCAACACCCGAGCGGTATTGTGCAAGGTGCGGAAAATCAGACGCGTATCGCGCTCACTGGCCGCCACCAAGGCCTGCTTGATGTGGTCATGGATCGGCGCTTCACGGGTAGCGCAAAAACGCGTGCCCATGTTCACCCCTTCCGCGCCCAGGGTCAGTGCCGCGGCCATGCCGACACCATCGGCAATCCCCCCGGAGGCGATCACCGGCACGCTCAGTTGACGGGCCGCCAGTGGGATCAGCACCAACCCCGGAATATCATCTTCACCAGGGTGCCCGGCACACTCGAAACCATCGATCGACACCGCGTCGACACCCAGGCGCTGCACGGTCAGGGCATGACGAACTGCCACGCATTTGTGGATCACCGTCAGCCCTGCCGCTTTGGCGCGGGTGATGATTTCACCCGGGTTGTTGCCAGCCGTCTCCAAGACCTTTACGCCGCTGTCGATAATTGCCTGCAGGTAGAGCGCGTAAGGCGGCGGGTTGATCGACGGCAGCAAGGTCAGGTTCACCCCAAACGGCTTGTCGGTCATTTGTCGGCAGCGGGCGATCTCCGCCGACAGCGCGTCAGGCGTAGGCTGGGTCAGTGCGGTCAGTATCCCCAGGCCACCGGCATTGGACACGGCGGCGGCCATCTCGGCGCGGCCAACCCACATCATGCCACCCTGAATGATCGGGTAACGAATTCCCAGCAACTCGGTAATGCGCGTTTTCATAAGCGTCTCTCGTCTCGGTGCGCGCTCGCAGGCTGGCGCGTCAGCCACTAGTGCTCAGCGGGTAATCAGCGAGCTCACGATCTGGCGAACCTGTTCAACATAGGGTGGGCGCATCAGGTCCGGGCTGTCGGCGGCACGCAACACCGCCTTGGCATGACTGAAGGTGCGAAAGCCATCGCGGCCGTGGTAGGCCCCCATGCCACTGGGGCCGACACCGCCGAACGGCAGGCTCTCGACGCCGACGTGGCGGATCACATCGTTCAACGTCACACCGCCACTGGTGGTACGGCTGAGCACCAGCTGTTCTTCGGCTTCATCGCTGCCGAAGTAGTAAAGGCCCAGTGGCCGGGGGTGGGCGTTGATATAGGCCACCACCTCGGCGATGGTCTTGTAGGGCTTGATCGGCAACAGCGGGCCGAAGATCTCGTCCTGCATCACCCGCAAATCGTCGCCGGGGTTGTTCAGCAAGGTCGGTACCAGCTTGTGGTGGTCTTGTTGGCTGAAGTCTTCGCCTGCCGGGTTGAGCTCGATCAACTCGACGCCCGCCGCTTGCGCCTGGCTCAGGTAGCCCTGCAAACGCTGGAAATGCCGGGCATTGATCAGCGAGGTGTAGTCAGGGTTATCCAGCAACCGCGGGAAAAAGGTCGCCACGACTTTTTTTGCCGCAGCGATAAAGTCCTGCAGCGACTCCTCTGGCACGAACACATAGTCCGGCGCCAGGCAGATTTGCCCGGCGTTATGCAGCTTGCCGGTGATGATCTTCGTCACGGCGGCATCGAAGTCTGCCGAACGCGAGATGATCGTCGGCGATTTACCACCCAGCTCCAAGGTAACCGGCACCAGGTTTTCCGCTGCGGCGCGCATCACATGCTTGCCGATACTGGTCGCGCCGGTAAACAGCAGGTGGTCGAATGGCTGGGCGCAGAATGCCTGACCCACTTCTGGCCCGCCGGTAATCACTGCCACTTCACTTTCACTGAAGACCGAAGCAATCATCCGCGCCATCAGTGCCGAGGTATGCGGGGTAAACTCGGAGGGTTTGATCATTACCCGGTTGCCCGCCGCCAAAGCGCCGGCCAGCCCCCCAAAGGCCAGGTTGATCGGGAAGTTCCATGGGCTGAGAATGCCGATCACGCCCAGCGGCTGGTACTGCACCCACGCCTCGCCACGCTCGGTGTGGCGAGCTTCGGGCTTCATCCACTCACTGAGTTGGGCCTTGGTCTGTTTGAGGGTCATCAGCGGGGAAAGCACTTCGGTAACGCGGCTGAAGTCTTTACTGCGCTGGCCAAAGTCGGCACACACCGCCTCGACGATGTCGTCCTGATAGTCCACCAGCAGGCCGATGGCGCGGTCGATCAGCTCGATGCGCTGGGCAGCGCTCAAGGGGTCGCGCTCCAGCAGGCTGGCGCGCTGTTTGTCCAGAATCGAACGAATGGCAAGCGGACTTGTGTTCTCAATGCTGCTCATGGCACACCTCCTGTGGTGATGACAGTTGTTTAATTGCTGCAGGGCCGTGCCAGCGGCCACTGGTACAGCGGCGGCTGCTTGCTGGCAAAGCGCGCCGTGGCTTGCTGCAAGTAGCTGGAACTCATGGCCACCGCCTGGCTGCTGGCTTCAGCGTCCAGCTGGGTCGCCAGATCGGCTTCGAACGAACGGGCCAGCAGGCGTTTGGTCATGCCAAAGGCGCAGCTCGACATATTCGCCATGCCCCGCGCCAGCTCTTCGGCGCGGCTGAGCAATAGCTCGGCAGGCTGTACTTCCAGGGCGATACCCAGCGCCAAGGCCTGCTCGGCGTTGATTTCGGCCGCCGAGTAGATCAGTTGCTTGGCTTTCTGCAGCCCGACGATGCGCGGCAGAAAATAGGAAGCGCCAAGGTCCGGCGCCAACCCGACGCGGGCAAACGCCATGCAGAACCGCGCCCGCTGCGAAGCGATGACAAAATCTGCCGCCAGTACCAGGCTGAAACCGGCGCCGAAGGCGACGCCATCGACGGCGGCAATAACCGGGCGGTCAAAGTCGGCCAGGGCACTGAGCAAACGATTGTTTTCGACCATACGCGTGCGCACCGCGTCCGCCTCGACCGCGCCTTGCATGCTGCCCAGGTCGCCGCCAGAGCAGAAATCACCTCCGGCACCGGTCAACAGCAATGCCTTGACCGTGCTGTCGCGGCGCAAACTCGCAAGCGCTTCGAGCATCTCGGCGAACATCTGCGCCGTCAGCGCGTTCTTGCGCTCGGGGCGGGTCAACACCAGCGTTGCCAAACCGCGGTCAACGCCCACTTCAATGGTTGTGCTCATACCTGTACCCTCGCCACGCGCGCACCTACAAGGTGCGAGCGACCAGCTCTTTCATGATTTCGTTGGAACCGCCAAAGATCTTGCCAACGCGTGCGTTGACGTACAGGCGAGCGATCGGGTACTCGGTCATATAGCCGTAGCCACCGTGCAGTTGCAGGCACTCATCGATCACGTTGCAGTTCTGCTGGGTGCACCACCACTTGGCCATGGCAGCGGTTTCAGGGTCGAGCTCGCCCTTGAGCACCTTGGCCATGCAGTCGTCGACAAAGCTGCGCGCCACGGTGGCGATGGTCTTGCACTCGGCCAGCTTGAAACGGGTGTTCTGCAGGTCCAGCAGCGATTGACCGAAAACTTTGCGCTGGCGCACGTATTCAGAGGTTTCTTCAACGGCGCGCTCCATGGTGCTGATCGCGCCCAGGGCGATGATCATGCGCTCCTGCGGCAGTTGCTGCATGAGCTGGATAAAGCCCTTGCCCTCCTCCGTTCCCAGCAGGTTGGCGCACGGCACGCGGACGTCATCGAAGAACAGCTCGGTGGTGTCCTGGCCTTTCTGGCCAATTTTTTCCAGGATCCGGCCACGGCGAAAGCCCTTTAGATCCTTGGTTTCGACGACGATGATCGAAACACCCTTGGCGCCTTTTTCTGGGTCGGTCTTGGTCACCACCAGAATCAGGTCGGCGTGGTAGCCGTTGGTGATAAACGTCTTGGAGCCGTTGATGACATAGCTGTCGCCATCACGCACGGCGCGGCATTTGATGCTCTTGAGGTCGGAGCCTGCACCCGGCTCGGACATGGCGATGGCTGCAACCATTTCGCCGCGGGCCATTTTCGGCAGCCAGTTGAGCTTTTGCTCTTCGCTGGCATAGCGCAGCAGGTAGTGCGCGACAATACCGCTGTGTACGTTGGTGCCAAGGCTGGTGCTGATTGCACGGCTTTGTTCCAGGGTGACAATAGCGTCATGGGCGAAGGTGCCACCGCCGCCACCATATTCCTCCGGGATGCTCGGCAACAGCATGCCGAACTCACCGGCCTTGAGCCAGATTTCACGATCGACGTGCTGCTGCTTGGCCCAGCGCTCTTCGTGCGGGGTCAGCTCATTGGCTATAAATCGACGGATCGAATCCTGGAAGATCACCAGGTCATCAGTGATCCAGGGAGAGGTTTGGGCACTCATGAAAGCTCCTCGGCAAGACGGTCAAGCAACAGGAAGGGAGTGAGCTACCACGCCGATGCATGGCAGCTCGCAGGTCACTTATGGACGCCCGCCGCCCACGACCAGTACCTGGCCAGACACATAGTTGGATTCCGGAATGCAGAACAGGTACACCGAGCCCGCGGCTTCCTGCGGCGTACCGGCACGGCCCATCGGAATCATCGACTCGATGTTCTTCATCAGTTGCGGGTTGACCCCGACCTTGATCTGCTTGCCATCGATATCCAGGGTGGAGGTGTTGTTTTCACCCGCGGTGGCTTCGGTCAGGCGGGTCTTGATCAGGCCGAAGGCGACGCTGTTGACGCAAACCTTGTAGCGGCCCCATTCCTTGGCCAGGGCCTTGGTCAGGCCGTTAATGGCAGATTTGGCCGCGGAATAATTGGCCTGGCCAGCGTTGCCCATCACACCCGACACCGAGGAAATGTTGACCACTTTGCGGAACACTTCCTGGCCCGCTTCGGCTTCCTGCTTGGCGCTTTCACGGAAATAGTCACTGGCAGCACGCAGGATGCGAAACGGTGCGCTGACGTGCACATCCATGATCGCGTCCCACTGTTCATCGGTCATTTTCTGGATGACGTTGTCCCAGGTGTAACCGGCATTGTTGACGATGATGTCCAGGCGGCCGAAGGATTGCAGTGCAGTTTTGACGAAGCGGTCGCCAAAGTCCTTGTCGGTCACGCTGCCAACGCAGGCCACTGCCTTGCCACCGGCGGCGATGATTTCTGCCACCACTTCTTCGGCAGGTGCCGCGTCAAGGTCGTTGACGACGATGGCGGCACCGTCCGCCGCCAGCTTCAGGGCGATCTCGCGACCGATACCACGGCCAGAACCCGATACGATTGCCACTTGGTCTTGAAGTTTGTTGCTCATGTTTTTCTCCTTGTTGTTCAAGCGCCCAGGGCCACGATGGCTTCACCGGACAATTTGATTTCGCCTGCCTGATTGCGAGTGGTGACTTCAAGGCGGACGGTGCCCGTCGCCTCGTCCTTCTCCACCACGGTGCCCGAGCAGGTCACGGCATCACCCAGCTGAGTAATGGCGACAAAACGCACCGAAAACTGCTGAATCGATTGCTGCGGCACCCAGGCGGTCAACAGCCGACCGAGGTAGGCCATCGACAACATGCCGTGGGCAAACACATCGGGCATGCCGGCCTTGCGGGCAAAGTCGAGGTCGACGTGAATCGGGTTGTGGTCGCCCGACGCACCGCAGTACAAGGCCAGGGCCAGACGGCTGATCGGCTCGCTGGTGAACGACGGCAACTCGCTACCGACCTGCACGTCGACAAAGTTGACTGGCTGCATTCGTTGCTCCTTATCCATTGCGCACCACCAGGCTGTTACGCAGTTCTGCGACCAGTTCACCGCTCTGGCGGGTTACGCGGGTTTCACGTACGACAAACTCCAGGGCGCCGCCTTTTTTGTCGTAGATGTCGACGATCCTCGACTCGAAGTTCAAGCAATCGCCGGTATATGCCATCTGGTGGTACTTGAAGCTCTGTTCGCCGTGCAGCACTTTGCCGATGTCGATGTTCAGCAGGTCCATGGTGGCGCGCGGGTTCGGCGCCTCCATGTCCAGGCAGAACAGGAAGGTCGGCGGCACTGGCAGATTCGGGTAGCCGGCGTCTTGCGCCGCTGCCGGGTCGGTGTAACGCGCATCGCGCTGTCCGGTGGCCTTGGCGAAGAAGCGCAGGCGACCGGCTTCAACGTT is a window of Pseudomonas sp. DG56-2 DNA encoding:
- a CDS encoding MaoC family dehydratase N-terminal domain-containing protein, producing the protein MIDKSHIGAVVSSHSVNVEAGRLRFFAKATGQRDARYTDPAAAQDAGYPNLPVPPTFLFCLDMEAPNPRATMDLLNIDIGKVLHGEQSFKYHQMAYTGDCLNFESRIVDIYDKKGGALEFVVRETRVTRQSGELVAELRNSLVVRNG
- a CDS encoding nitronate monooxygenase family protein, yielding MKTRITELLGIRYPIIQGGMMWVGRAEMAAAVSNAGGLGILTALTQPTPDALSAEIARCRQMTDKPFGVNLTLLPSINPPPYALYLQAIIDSGVKVLETAGNNPGEIITRAKAAGLTVIHKCVAVRHALTVQRLGVDAVSIDGFECAGHPGEDDIPGLVLIPLAARQLSVPVIASGGIADGVGMAAALTLGAEGVNMGTRFCATREAPIHDHIKQALVAASERDTRLIFRTLHNTARVLRNPISEEVVSIEKRGNAQFEDIRHLVAGARGRAALESGQHEDGIITAGQCVGLIDDVPTCAELIERMVRECRDSLHRARNLMG
- a CDS encoding enoyl-CoA hydratase/isomerase family protein codes for the protein MSTTIEVGVDRGLATLVLTRPERKNALTAQMFAEMLEALASLRRDSTVKALLLTGAGGDFCSGGDLGSMQGAVEADAVRTRMVENNRLLSALADFDRPVIAAVDGVAFGAGFSLVLAADFVIASQRARFCMAFARVGLAPDLGASYFLPRIVGLQKAKQLIYSAAEINAEQALALGIALEVQPAELLLSRAEELARGMANMSSCAFGMTKRLLARSFEADLATQLDAEASSQAVAMSSSYLQQATARFASKQPPLYQWPLARPCSN
- a CDS encoding acyl-CoA dehydrogenase family protein; the encoded protein is MSAQTSPWITDDLVIFQDSIRRFIANELTPHEERWAKQQHVDREIWLKAGEFGMLLPSIPEEYGGGGGTFAHDAIVTLEQSRAISTSLGTNVHSGIVAHYLLRYASEEQKLNWLPKMARGEMVAAIAMSEPGAGSDLKSIKCRAVRDGDSYVINGSKTFITNGYHADLILVVTKTDPEKGAKGVSIIVVETKDLKGFRRGRILEKIGQKGQDTTELFFDDVRVPCANLLGTEEGKGFIQLMQQLPQERMIIALGAISTMERAVEETSEYVRQRKVFGQSLLDLQNTRFKLAECKTIATVARSFVDDCMAKVLKGELDPETAAMAKWWCTQQNCNVIDECLQLHGGYGYMTEYPIARLYVNARVGKIFGGSNEIMKELVARTL
- a CDS encoding SDR family NAD(P)-dependent oxidoreductase, whose protein sequence is MSNKLQDQVAIVSGSGRGIGREIALKLAADGAAIVVNDLDAAPAEEVVAEIIAAGGKAVACVGSVTDKDFGDRFVKTALQSFGRLDIIVNNAGYTWDNVIQKMTDEQWDAIMDVHVSAPFRILRAASDYFRESAKQEAEAGQEVFRKVVNISSVSGVMGNAGQANYSAAKSAINGLTKALAKEWGRYKVCVNSVAFGLIKTRLTEATAGENNTSTLDIDGKQIKVGVNPQLMKNIESMIPMGRAGTPQEAAGSVYLFCIPESNYVSGQVLVVGGGRP
- a CDS encoding coniferyl aldehyde dehydrogenase — translated: MSSIENTSPLAIRSILDKQRASLLERDPLSAAQRIELIDRAIGLLVDYQDDIVEAVCADFGQRSKDFSRVTEVLSPLMTLKQTKAQLSEWMKPEARHTERGEAWVQYQPLGVIGILSPWNFPINLAFGGLAGALAAGNRVMIKPSEFTPHTSALMARMIASVFSESEVAVITGGPEVGQAFCAQPFDHLLFTGATSIGKHVMRAAAENLVPVTLELGGKSPTIISRSADFDAAVTKIITGKLHNAGQICLAPDYVFVPEESLQDFIAAAKKVVATFFPRLLDNPDYTSLINARHFQRLQGYLSQAQAAGVELIELNPAGEDFSQQDHHKLVPTLLNNPGDDLRVMQDEIFGPLLPIKPYKTIAEVVAYINAHPRPLGLYYFGSDEAEEQLVLSRTTSGGVTLNDVIRHVGVESLPFGGVGPSGMGAYHGRDGFRTFSHAKAVLRAADSPDLMRPPYVEQVRQIVSSLITR
- a CDS encoding MaoC family dehydratase, translated to MQPVNFVDVQVGSELPSFTSEPISRLALALYCGASGDHNPIHVDLDFARKAGMPDVFAHGMLSMAYLGRLLTAWVPQQSIQQFSVRFVAITQLGDAVTCSGTVVEKDEATGTVRLEVTTRNQAGEIKLSGEAIVALGA